One Dermacentor andersoni chromosome 6, qqDerAnde1_hic_scaffold, whole genome shotgun sequence genomic window carries:
- the LOC126522958 gene encoding uncharacterized protein, which produces MNEGLLERYNAVIRQYLELGQAEVVPKSIPIDRATYYMPHRQVIREEWLSTKLRVVFDASSHAQGFPSLNDCLDKGVNLTPELLQVLLCFRWFPVAINTDIEKAFLQVEIQETNRDAFQFLWFDGIPVTQNSIIIEWRMTRVPFQSTSSPFLLMASVHYHLDSTCEDQALASILKKSFYVDGLLVGAETFEDGLSIYDRSKFILRDAGLTLRKWKTNNQQLQNIFDNQKEQVEEPTNSDDEARSAQAARRDLSKKLRYRQKLMDHLWIRWKKEYLFVQKEHAERGVSAARLHSGDDGL; this is translated from the exons ATGAATGAAGGGTTATTGGAGCGATACAACGCAGTAATCCGACAATACCTGGAGCTAGGACAAGCTGAAGTGGTACCTAAGAGTATTCCTATCGATCGGGCCACCTATTATATGCCACATCGGCAAGTTATACGAGAGGAATGGCTGTCCACCAAGCTCCGGGTCGTGTTTGACGCATCGTCACACGCTCAAGGCTTTCCATCACTCAACGACTGCCTGGATAAAGGGGTGAACCTCACCCCAGAGTTACTACAAGTACTGCTTTGCTTTCGGTGGTTTCCGGTCGCCATCAACACGGATATCGAGAAGGCATTCTTACAAGTTGAGATACAGGAGACCAACCGAGATGCATTCCAGTTTCTCTGGTTTGATGGCATTCCGGTCACCCAAAACAGTATCATTATCGAATGGCGCATGACCCGGGTACCGTTTCAATCAACATCAAGCCCTTTCTTGCTCATGGCGAGTGTTCATTACCACTTGGACAGCACTTGTGAGGACCAAGCGCTTGCTTCTATTTTGAAAAAGTCCTTTTATGTAGACGGTTTACTGGTGGGTGCCGAGACATTTGAAGATGGTCTGAGCATCTATGACCGATCGAAGTTTATTTTGCGAGATGCAGGCTTGACTCTCAGAAAATGGAAGACCAATAACCAGCAACTACAGAACATTTTCGACAACCAGAAGGAGCAAGTGGAAG AGCCAACCAACAGTGATGACGAAGCTCGAAGTGCACAGGCTGCGCGACGTGACCTCAGCAAGAAGTTGCGATACCGCCAGAAGCTCATGGACCACCTGTGGATCCGATGGAAGAAAGAATACCTCTTCGTGCAGAAGGAACATGCGGAACGTGGCGttagtgctgccagattgcactccggcgatgatggactgtga